ACGGTGCTCTACCCCAACCCGCGCCATGTTCGGCTGATCCCGGAACTGGTCTACCAGACCAACGCCACCGTCCTGTTCGGCACCGACTTTTTCCTGAACGCCTGGGCGCGGTCCGCCGACCCCTACGACTACCGCTCGCTGCGCCTCGTCTTCGCCGGGGCCGAGCGGCTGCAGGACGAGACGCGGCGCGTCTACACCGAACGGCTGCGCGTCCATCTGCTGGAAGGCTACGGCACCACCGAGACCGCGCCGGTGATCGCCGTCAACACCCCGGCCCGCTTCCGCTCCGGCAGCGTCGGACAAGCCCTGCCCGGCATCGAGACCGAACTGGTGCCGGTGCCCGGCGTCGACGCCGGCGGGCGGTTGCGGGTGCGCGGGCCGAACGTGATGAAGGGCTACCTGCATGCCGACCGTCCGGGCGTGATCCAGCCGCCGGCCGATGGCTGGCACGACACCGGCGACATCGTCGAGATCGACGCCGACGGCTTCATCCGCATCGTCGGCCGGGTCAAGCGCTTCGCCAAGGTGGCGGGCGAGATGATCCCGCTCGGCCTCGTCGAAGAATTGGCGTGCCTCGCCGATCCTGACGCCACGCATGCCGCCGTCACCCTGCCCGATGCCAAGCGCGGCGAGCGGATCGTGCTGGCGACCACCAGCGTCGTCCTGGCCCGCGATGCGCTGGTCGCTACCGCACGCAGCCGGGGAGCGCCCGAAATCGCCATTCCGCGCGATATCCTGCGCATCGACGCCGTCCCGCTTCTGGGCACCGGCAAGACCGATTATCCGGCCGTGACGCGGTTTGCCGCGGACGCCGCAGCCAAGGAGCCTGCATGATGGAGACCTCCGCAACCGCCGCCAAAACTGCCGCCGCCAAGTCTGCCGCCGACCGGCGCCCCATCGCCACCCGGTCGGCCCGCTGGGCGCAACGGCTGGCGGCGTGGCTGACCACGACGCCGGTGTCCCCCAACCAGATCTCGCTGCTGTCGGCGGTGTGGGCGGCAATCGGCGGCGTCCTTCTGCTGCAGGGCGGTGTCCTGGCCTGGATCGGCGCCGCGCTGTGCGTCCAGTTGCGCCTCGTGTGCAACCTGCTCGACGGCATGGTCGCGGTGGAAGGCGGCAAGGGATCGCCGGTCGGCGCGCTCTATAACGAGATTCCCGACCGTGTCGCCGACACCGCCTTCCTGGTGCCGCTGGGCTACGCCGCCGGCCTGCCCTGGCTCGGCTGGGCCGCGGCGCTTGCCGCCACGATGACCGCCTATGTCCGCACTTTCGGCGGCGCCTTGGGGCTGGCGCAGGATTTCGGCGGCGTGATGGCCAAGCAGCGACGCATGGCCGCCCTCACCGTCGCCCTGCTCGCCCAGGCGGTCGAGCATGCGCTGTGGGGCACGAGCTACAGCCTGCTTGCGGCGGCCTGGATCATCATGGCCGGAAGCCTGCTGACCGTCGCGACGCGCACACTCGGCGTCGCCCGCCGCCTGAACGCCCAACATCTGGAAGCCCATCAACCGGAGGCCCGGTCATGAACGCTCTTTTCCAACCGGCGCTCCGCCATGGTTTGCTGGGGTTGACCCGCCTGCTGGTCGGTGCCCGCGCAAGCTGGGAAGGCAGTGCTCCCGCAGACGTTCCGCGCATCTATTTCGCCAACCACACCAGCCATCTCGACACGCTGGCCGTCATGGCGGCCCTGCCGGCGAAGCTGCGGGCGCGCACGCATCCGGTGGCGGCGCTCGACTATTGGGGCGGCTCGGCACTGCGCCGCGCGGTGGCGGTGGGATGCCTGAACGCGCTGCTGGTCGACCGCACCGGCAAGGCGACCGCGGAGGTGATGGATGCCATGGCGGCGGTGCTGGAAAGCGGGCAGTCGCTGATCCTCTTTCCCGAAGGCACGCGCGGCGACGGCACCGTGGCGCCGTTCAAGAGCGGTCTCTTCCATCTCTCCCAACGTGTGCCAAATGCCGAACTGGTGCCCGTCTTCATCGAGAACCTGCACCGCGTGATGCCGAAAGGCATGCCGCTGCTGGTGCCGCTGATCTGCACCATGCGCTTCGGCGCGCCGCTGGAACCGGTCGAGGGCGAGGACAAGGCGGCATTCCTGGAGCGGGCGCGCGCCGCGCTGGTGTCGCTGTCCCGGCCCGGCTCGCAGTCCGCCTCTCAGTCCAACTCCCAATCCGGCTCCCAGGCCAACCCCCAGCCCTCTGACCAACGGACCACCCGATGAGCAGCGTGATGAACTCAGTGATGACTGTTTTCACGACCACCGAACCGCTGTTCCTCTGGCTGTCGGGCGCTGCCCTTGGCCTGCTGGTCGTCGCCACCCTGATCGGCACCGTCCTGGCCTACCGCGTCCAGACGCCGGCCGGACGCGACACGGTGCGCAACCTGAACGCCCGCATCCGTTCCTGGTGGGTGATGGTGGCGCTGTTTGCCGCGGCGATGCTGCTGGGCAGCGTGGTAACGCTGGTCCTGTTCACCCTGCTCTCCTATCTGGCGCTGCGTGAGTTCATTACGCTGACGCCGACCCGGCGCGGCGATCATGCCGGGCTGTTCCTGTCCTTCTTCGTGGTCGTGCCGCTGCAATACTGGCTGATCGGGATCGGCTGGTACGGGCTGTTCTCGATCTTCATCCCGGTCTATGTGTTCATGGCACTGCCGTCGCTGTCGGTGCTGGGCGCCGACCCCACCGACTTCCTGACCCGCACCGCAAAGGCGCAGTGGGGGCTGATGCTGGCGGTCTATTGCACCAGCCACGCGCCGGCCCTGCTGTGGCTCGACATCCCCGGCTACCAGCTGCCCAGCGCCCTGCTGCTGCTGTACCTGATGACGGTGGCGCAGTTGAGCGACGTCTTCCAGTACGTCTTCGGCAAGGTGTGGGGCAAGACCCGGCTGTCGCCCGGCATCAGTCCGTCCAAGACGGTGGAAGGGCTGGTCGGCGGCGGGCTGACCGCCGTCGCCATCGGCACCGGGCTGCACGTCATCACGCCCTTCTCGCCGCTCCAGGCGGCGGGAATGTCGCTGATCATCGTGATCGCCGGATTCTTCGGCGGCTTCGTCCTGTCGGCGATGAAGCGCGACCTCGGGGTCAAGGATTGGGGCACCATGATCGAGGGGCATGGCGGCGTCCTCGACCGCCTCGACTCCATCGTGTTCTCGGCGCCGCTGTTCTTCCACCTCACCCGCTACTGGTTCACCTGACCAAGGGATGCGCCTGACAACGGGCAAACGTTCGAGTGGTGCCCCACAATTGCGACACACTCAATCGGGGCTACGGCCGTGTGTCCGGAAGAAACCGTTGAGTGTGTCGAACGGCTCGGCTTCGGAAAGGGCATCGAAACGGCCATGATCGGCCAACATCCGCGCCGCCCGGAGAAAGCCGCCCCACGCCGCGCGGCTGAGTGCGCTTCCAAGGCTGATCCGTCGCACGCCCAATTCGGCAATCTGCTGCACCGACAGACCGATCGGCGAGGAGACAAGCAGGTTGAGCGGCTTGGGTCCCACAGCATCGACCGCCGCCTTTATCACGCTCGGATTCCGCAGGCCCGGCGCATACAGGACGTCAGCCCCCGCCGCCGCGTAGGCAGGCAGCCGGCGCAGCACCTCCTCGACGGCCGCCGAATGATCGACCAGCACGGCTTCGCAACGGGCGGTCAGGAGAACGCCCGTGCCTCGCAGCGACTCCGCCGCCGCCGCAATACGTTCGACGCCGTGGGAAAAATCATACAGCGGCTTTGATGGATCGCCGGTGGCGTCCTCCACGGACAGGCCGGCCACGCCGGTTTCGGCGCAGAGCCGCACATTGCGGGCCAGCCCCTCGACGTCATGGGCATAGCCGGATTCGAAGTCGGCATTCACCGGCAGATCGGTCGCCTGAACGATGTCGGCGATGTGGGACAGCATGTCTGCGCAAGACACCGCCCAATCAGCATCGGGAAGCCCCCGCGAAAAGGCAAATCCTGCCGAGGTGGAGGCCAATGCGCGGAACCCGAGATGTTTCAGCATCATGGCGCTGCCGATATCCCAAGGGT
The Azospirillum sp. TSA2s DNA segment above includes these coding regions:
- a CDS encoding CDP-alcohol phosphatidyltransferase family protein is translated as MMETSATAAKTAAAKSAADRRPIATRSARWAQRLAAWLTTTPVSPNQISLLSAVWAAIGGVLLLQGGVLAWIGAALCVQLRLVCNLLDGMVAVEGGKGSPVGALYNEIPDRVADTAFLVPLGYAAGLPWLGWAAALAATMTAYVRTFGGALGLAQDFGGVMAKQRRMAALTVALLAQAVEHALWGTSYSLLAAAWIIMAGSLLTVATRTLGVARRLNAQHLEAHQPEARS
- a CDS encoding 1-acyl-sn-glycerol-3-phosphate acyltransferase — translated: MNALFQPALRHGLLGLTRLLVGARASWEGSAPADVPRIYFANHTSHLDTLAVMAALPAKLRARTHPVAALDYWGGSALRRAVAVGCLNALLVDRTGKATAEVMDAMAAVLESGQSLILFPEGTRGDGTVAPFKSGLFHLSQRVPNAELVPVFIENLHRVMPKGMPLLVPLICTMRFGAPLEPVEGEDKAAFLERARAALVSLSRPGSQSASQSNSQSGSQANPQPSDQRTTR
- a CDS encoding phosphatidate cytidylyltransferase, whose amino-acid sequence is MTVFTTTEPLFLWLSGAALGLLVVATLIGTVLAYRVQTPAGRDTVRNLNARIRSWWVMVALFAAAMLLGSVVTLVLFTLLSYLALREFITLTPTRRGDHAGLFLSFFVVVPLQYWLIGIGWYGLFSIFIPVYVFMALPSLSVLGADPTDFLTRTAKAQWGLMLAVYCTSHAPALLWLDIPGYQLPSALLLLYLMTVAQLSDVFQYVFGKVWGKTRLSPGISPSKTVEGLVGGGLTAVAIGTGLHVITPFSPLQAAGMSLIIVIAGFFGGFVLSAMKRDLGVKDWGTMIEGHGGVLDRLDSIVFSAPLFFHLTRYWFT
- a CDS encoding oxaloacetate decarboxylase — protein: MADHSKTRTAFSDLHKDGCFVIPNPWDIGSAMMLKHLGFRALASTSAGFAFSRGLPDADWAVSCADMLSHIADIVQATDLPVNADFESGYAHDVEGLARNVRLCAETGVAGLSVEDATGDPSKPLYDFSHGVERIAAAAESLRGTGVLLTARCEAVLVDHSAAVEEVLRRLPAYAAAGADVLYAPGLRNPSVIKAAVDAVGPKPLNLLVSSPIGLSVQQIAELGVRRISLGSALSRAAWGGFLRAARMLADHGRFDALSEAEPFDTLNGFFRTHGRSPD